In the Flavisolibacter tropicus genome, one interval contains:
- a CDS encoding sensor histidine kinase: protein MSSTIKDTWLRITCPFILISLSLVSQQLLALNVDKAIIAARLIFFIVLNFELARVIILLVRSRFPGLALTKRRIVTSSILSVLLTFVVISLSTWVSRLYGDKPVSFFDETVLNFLQSFWIGALIVAPYEVLYFYYLLLRSEKEKEQLQKATIESRLHSLQAQINPHFLFNSLNTLAALTVKDPYKAEAFTIEMSAVYRYLLLNNTQRLTTVKNELDFIHSFLHLLKTRFDEGFTYCVDVDPAFHAYLMPPLTLQILVENAVKHNNFSDYAPLHLHISVDDDQQLVVTNTLQKKAQTGPASGYGLSNIISRYNLLQQREVMVIESANEFKVVLPLISSVYEGAYC, encoded by the coding sequence ATGTCTTCAACAATAAAGGATACATGGTTACGCATTACTTGTCCATTTATTCTTATTAGTTTAAGTCTGGTGAGCCAACAGTTATTGGCGCTAAACGTTGATAAGGCTATTATAGCAGCACGCCTTATCTTTTTTATCGTTCTGAATTTTGAGTTGGCACGCGTTATCATATTGTTGGTTCGCAGCAGGTTCCCTGGACTAGCATTAACAAAGCGACGCATAGTAACGTCATCTATTTTATCAGTACTACTTACGTTCGTTGTCATTAGTTTATCTACGTGGGTCAGTCGGTTATATGGCGATAAGCCCGTTAGTTTTTTTGATGAGACTGTGCTTAACTTCTTGCAATCATTTTGGATTGGTGCTTTGATAGTGGCTCCCTATGAGGTGCTCTACTTTTACTATCTGTTGTTACGATCGGAAAAAGAAAAAGAGCAATTGCAAAAGGCTACTATAGAGAGCAGGCTGCACTCTTTACAAGCACAGATCAATCCGCACTTTCTGTTTAACAGCTTGAATACGCTGGCGGCATTAACAGTTAAAGATCCTTATAAGGCAGAAGCCTTTACCATTGAGATGAGTGCTGTTTATCGGTACTTGCTTCTAAATAATACACAACGCCTCACAACGGTAAAGAATGAACTGGATTTCATCCATTCTTTTCTGCACTTATTGAAAACCCGTTTTGATGAAGGCTTTACGTATTGTGTTGATGTAGATCCGGCCTTTCATGCTTATTTGATGCCACCACTGACCTTGCAAATACTTGTGGAAAATGCGGTAAAGCATAATAACTTTTCTGACTATGCACCGTTGCATCTGCATATTTCTGTAGATGACGATCAGCAATTGGTTGTAACCAACACGCTGCAAAAAAAGGCGCAAACAGGGCCAGCCTCTGGCTATGGTCTATCCAATATTATATCCAGGTACAACCTGTTACAGCAGCGAGAAGTGATGGTTATAGAATCGGCTAATGAGTTTAAAGTTGTTCTACCCTTAATCAGTTCGGTATATGAAGGTGCTTATTGTTGA
- a CDS encoding LytR/AlgR family response regulator transcription factor has protein sequence MKVLIVEDEKLAIERMQRLLAEIAPPVEVVGSMKTIKDTVTFLQQSATPDLILMDIELSDGTCFDIFKQVAVTSFVVFTTSYHEYALEAFRANSIDYLLKPIRQVDLQNSINKYYEMKQQFVAAYQTETLQRAQDQIQEAWPVTSYRSHFLIKQGQRYKTVAVEDIAYFFVDGRLTYLMTWNKTKMVINHTLEEVEKMVDPGRHHRANRAFVVHKKAVQGFKNTLNGKLQVELYPLIQKEVMISKEKATEFKNWMRE, from the coding sequence ATGAAGGTGCTTATTGTTGAAGATGAAAAGCTGGCCATAGAACGGATGCAAAGGCTGCTGGCGGAAATAGCCCCGCCAGTGGAAGTGGTAGGCAGTATGAAAACCATTAAAGACACGGTAACCTTTCTGCAGCAGTCGGCTACGCCCGATTTAATACTAATGGACATAGAGCTAAGTGATGGAACCTGTTTTGATATATTTAAGCAAGTAGCTGTAACCAGCTTTGTAGTATTTACCACCTCTTATCATGAATATGCGCTGGAGGCTTTTCGCGCAAATAGTATTGATTACCTGTTAAAACCAATACGGCAGGTTGATCTTCAAAATAGTATCAACAAATATTATGAAATGAAGCAGCAATTTGTGGCTGCTTATCAAACAGAGACCTTGCAGCGGGCCCAGGATCAAATACAAGAGGCCTGGCCGGTTACAAGCTATCGCTCTCATTTTCTGATCAAGCAGGGACAGCGCTATAAGACAGTTGCTGTAGAGGATATTGCGTACTTCTTTGTCGATGGGCGACTCACCTATTTAATGACCTGGAACAAGACAAAGATGGTTATTAACCACACCTTAGAGGAAGTAGAGAAAATGGTTGATCCAGGCAGGCACCACAGAGCCAACAGGGCATTTGTTGTACATAAGAAAGCCGTGCAAGGATTTAAAAATACACTGAATGGAAAGTTGCAAGTGGAGCTTTATCCTTTAATCCAAAAAGAAGTAATGATTAGTAAGGAAAAGGCTACTGAGTTTAAGAACTGGATGCGTGAATGA